Within Streptomyces sp. NBC_00704, the genomic segment GTGTACGACCTGCGCCGCTTCAACGTCATCGGGACGATCTCCTACGACCACCCGGACCCGTCGATCTTCACCGTGCTGACCTCCCCCTCGGACACCCCCGGCCTGGCCGGCGTCGACTTCGTGGTGTTCGCGCCGCGCTGGCTGGTCGGCGAGGACACCTTCCGGCCGCCGTACTTCCACCGCAACGTGATGAGCGAGTACATGGGCCTGGTCGAGGGCGCGTACGACGCCAAGACGGCCGGCAAGGGGGGCTTCGTGCCGGGCGGCGGTTCGCTGCACAACATGATGTCGGCGCACGGCCCGGACCGGGAGACCTTCGACCGCGCCAGCGCCGCCGAGCTGCGGCCGCAGCGCGTCGACGACGGGCTGGCGTTCATGTTCGAGACGCGCTGGCCGGTCGTCCTCACGCCGCAGGCCGCCCGGGCCGACCATCTGCAACAGCGCTACGACGACGTCTGGCAGGGCCTCGAACGGCACTTCCGGCCCACCGACGACACATTGCACTGAACGGTGCCGACCGGTACGGATAGCCCGTGACCTCCTTCGCGCCGGACTCGATCGTCCTCACCCGCAAGCTGCCGCTCTGGTACCAGGTGTCGCAGTCGCTGCGCGCCTCGATACTGGGCCGCTCGCCCCGCGACCCGCTCCGGCTGCCCACCGAGGAGCAGCTGGCCGGGCACTACGGGGTGAGCGTGCTGACCATGCGGCAGGCGCTGAAGGAGCTGGAGGACGAGGGGCTGATCACCCGGCACCGGCGCCGGGGCACGTTCATCGAGCCGACGGCCCGGCGCGGGGCCCCGGTGCGGCTGCTGGGCTCGGTCGACGCGATCGTGGCCCAGCAGTCCGGCATGACGACCGAGCTGCTGGAGCACGGCCGCACGGCCGTCCCCGCCGAGGTCGCCGAACACTTCCCGGACCTGGCCGAGGTGGCGGCCTACCACCGCCTCAGGAGCGACGAGGAGACGGGCGAGCCCACCAACCACGCCCGCAACTACGTCCGCCCCGAACTGGCGGCCCGCATCGATCCCGAGGACCTGGTCCGCTGGCCCATGACGAAGGTGCTGCGGGACGTCGTCGGCGCGGACATCGGCAGGATCACCGACACCGTGGAGGCGCGGCTGGCGGACCCGGAGACGGCCCGGCTGCTCCAGGTCCCGCTGCTCAGCCCGATCCTGCACTACACGGGGGTCACCCGTGACGCCGAGGGCCGGGTGCTCGACGCGGCCGTCATCCACTACCGGGGCGACCGCTTCTCGTTCACGGTCACGCTCGACGCGACGTGACGCGCCGTGCCGCGCGGTCCGCGAGCCGTCGTACGATGCCCGGCGTGACGCACGACGACGCTCCGCCGCTGGCGGACCTCATGCCGTGGTCCGTCGCACCGCCGCGGCTCGGCCGGGGGTGGCCGACGGCGCCCGACCCGGCGTCCCTGAAGGCCCGCTGGGACGCCCTGCTGAAGGCCGACGGCGCGGACCGCGAGGCCCTCTTCGAGCCGACGCGCTCGCGCACCCTGCACTCGGCGGTCGGACAGCTGCCCGGCCCGCGCGGCGGGACGCGCAAGCTGGCGCGCGCCTCGGGCCCGTGCCCCGAGCCGGTCCGGGTGCTGGCCGCGCCCTTCGACGAGCAGTGGCTGATCCCCGACCAGCGCCTCATCGACGCGGCCCGCCCCGAGCTGTGGCGGGTCACGGACGAACGGCAGGTCTTCGTGGTGGAGACGCCCGAGCCGCCCCTGCTGGCGACCTCGCTGCTGCCGCTGGTGCGGCCCGGCCGGATCCGGCCCCTGTACCGGCGGCCCGGCGGCGAGGAGCCCAACCTCGCGCCGGGCCTGCCGGACCTGCTGCGCCGGCTCGGCCTCTCCGGCGACCCGGTGGACTTCCTGGCCTGGACCCTGACCGCCGTCCGCCCCGACCTGACCGTCCCGCTCACCCGCGATCCCGGGGTCTGGGCCGAGGGCGTGGCGTCGGGCCGGCGGGCGCTGTGGCTGCTGCGCCGCGACGGCGAGCGCCCGCGGCTCCCCGGCGGGCGGCGGCCCTACGTCCGCGCCCCGCTCCCGTCCCGCCCGCTGACCCTGCGCTACGACCGCGACGCCGAGACCCTCCACCTCGACGAGGGCCGCGTCTCCCCCGTTCCGCCGGAGGCCTGGGACTTCGAGACCGGCGGGGAGCGGGTGCTGGAGCGGTGGTTCGCGGCGCGCGCCGCGCGGGACGCGGGTCCTGGCGGCCTCGCGGCGATCCGGCCGGCGGTCTGGCAGCAGGCCTGGACGTCCGAACTCCTGGAGCTGGTCACCGTGTTGACGCTGCTGGCCGAGGTCCGCGCCCGGCAGGCGCGGTGGACGGTGCCCGACGCCCTCACCACGGCGGAGCTGCGCGCGGCGGGCGTGCTGCCCGTCCCGGCCTCCGCGCGCCGCCCGGCGACCGTGCTGGACCATCACGAGGAGGGCCCGGAGGGCCAGTTCGCGCTGCTGTGAGGGTCACCCCCGGGGCACGAAGCCGTCCAGCACCCGGTCCACGGCCGTCGCGAACACCGCCTCCAGATCGATCGGCCCCGCGTCCTCCATGAACGCCGCCGCCATCCGCGGGAACGCCCCGCCGGCCACCTGGCTCCCCAGGTAGGCGATCCGCACCGCGTTCTCCTGCTCCTCGGACCAGGGCAGCGAGCGGACCCGCTCGGCGGTGGCCAGCTCGCTCGCCACATAGGTCGTCACGACCGCGTTGAGCATGGCGACGAGCTGGAGTTTCATGCCGTACTTCATGTCCAGCGGGTCCAGGCAGGCGAGGCAGTGCTCCAGGTAGCGCAGGGCGTTGGGGCTGAACCCGTAGGCCGGTGACATGAGTTTCGGCAGCCAGGGGTGGCGGCGCATCAGGGCCCGGGTGTCGTGGGCGACCCGGCGCATGTCCGCCCGCCAGTCCCCGCCGGGCTCCCACAGCTCGTGCTCGCCGCTGACGGCGTCCACCATCAGTTCGTAGAGGTCCTCCTTGCGGGGGACGTAGTTGTACAGGGACATGGTCCCGCAGCCCAGGGCGGCGGCGACGTGCCGCATGGACACGGCGTCGAGGCCGCCCTCGTCGGCCGTGCGCACGGCGGCCGCCGCGATGTCGGCGCGCGTGTACGCGGGTCTGGGTCCGCGGCCCGTCCGCTCGGGACGGGCCCAGATCACTTCGGGTACGGCCGCTCGGCCCGCCATCGAAACATCACCTCGTCGACCATGGTAGTTACGTACACCGTACGTAGTGCGCTATGGTCGCGGCATGACTTCTACGTACGATGTACTTAGTGAAGGTCTGGAGAAGCGGTTCGGCGAGGTGCGCGCCCTGCGCGGCCTCGACCTCGCCGTCCCACGGGGCACGGTCTGCGCGGTCCTGGGACCCAACGGCGCGGGCAAGACCACCGCGGTCCGGCTGCTGACCACCCTGCTGCGCCCCGACGCGGGCTCGGCCCGGATCGCCGGCCACGACCTGGTCCGGGAGGCCGCGGCCGTGCGCGGCGCCATCAGCGTCGTGGGGCAGTACGCCACGGTCGACGGCGACCTCACCGGGCGGCAGAACCTGCGGCTCTTCGCCCGTCTGCACCGGGTGCGCGGCCCGGCGGCGCGCGCCGACGACCTGCTCGCCCGGTTCGGGCTGGAGGAGGCCGCCGACCGGTCCGCCGCCACCTACTCGGGCGGCATGCGCCGCCGCCTGGACCTCGCCGCCGCCCTGATCCGCCGGCCCCGGGTCCTCTTCCTCGACGAGCCGACCACCGGACTGGACCCGGCCGGCCGGGGCGAGGTCCACGACGCCGTGCGCGAACTCGGGCGGGACGGCACGACGGTCCTGCTGACCACCCAGTACCTGGAGGAGGCCGACCACCTCGCCGACGACATAGCCCTCGTGGACCGCGGCCGCGTCGCGCACACCGGTTCGCCCCGCCACCTCAAGGCATTGATCGGCTCCTACGCCGAAGCCGTCGTCGCCGATCCGGCAGCCCTGCCGGTGGCGGCCGCGGCGCTGGCCCGGATCACGGGCGCCGAACCCGCGCCGGACCCGGCCCGCGCCGCCGTCGGCGCGGTCTCCCGCGACACCACGCTCACCCTGCCCCGCCTGGTGCGCGAACTCGACGCGGCGGGCGTGCCGCTGCTCGACGCGACGCTGCGCCCCCCGACCCTCGACGAGGTGTTCCTGCACCTCACGGCCGAACAGGAGATCGCCGCATGAGCGCCGCCGCCCTGACGTACGACGGAACGGCCATGCTGGGCCGGCAACTGCTGCGGGTCCGCAACAACCCGGCGCTGGTGATCCTCACCCAGAGCATGCCGATCACCATGCTGCTGTTCTTCGGCTACTTCTTCGGCAGCGCCCTGTCGATGCCCGGCGCGGAGTACCGCTCCTTCCTCGTGCCCGGCCTGCTGGTGGCCACCGCCGCCAACGGCATCATGACCGGCATGTTCCAGGCGGCCCAGGACGTCCACCGCGGCGTGACCGACCGGCTGCGCACGCTGCCGGTGAGCCGGGCGGCGGTGCCGCTCGGACAGGCCGCGGCCGACCTCGTCGTCACCGCGGCGGGGACGGCGCCCTTCCTCCTGGTGGCACTGGCCGTCGGCTGGCGGGTGGAGGGCTCGGCCGCGGCCGCGGCCGGCGCACTGGGCCTGCTGCTGATCTTCCGGTTCGCCTGCACCTGGATCGGGATCCACCTCGGGCTGCTCTCGCGCAGCGAGGAGGCGGCCGGCCAGCTGGGCAGCGCGACGTTCCTGCTGCCCCTGATGTCCAACGCCTACATCCCGACCGACGGCCTGCCGGGCCGGCTGCGCACGCTCGCCGAGTGGAACCCGCTCAGCGCGGTGACCACGGCCCTGCGGGACCTGTTCGGCAACGCGCCCGTCCCCCCGCACTCCGCCTGGCCCGTGGCGCATCCGGTGGCCGGGTCGCTGGCCTGGTGCGCCCTGCTGCTCGCGGTGTTCGCCCCGCTCGCGGTACGGCGGTACGCGCGGGGCGAAGGCCAGGGCCTGCCGTTCGGATCGGCGTGCGGAGGCGGGGCCTGCTGACAGGGCCGCCGGTCAGGGGTCATGATCCCTTCCATGGACCAGCCCCTCCGGCCCTCGCCGCCGCCCCTTCCCCTTCCCCCGCAGCAGCAGCCCCTGCCCCTGCCCCTGCCCCTGGAAGGTCTCACGGTGGTCGCCGTCGAGCAGGCCGTCGCGGCGCCGTTCGCGACCCGGCAGCTCGCCGACCTCGGCGCCCGGGTGATCAAGGTCGAGCGGATCGACGGCGGCGACTTCGCGCGCGGCTACGACACCGCCGCCGGCGGTCTCGCCTCGCACTTCGTGTGGTGCAACCGGGGCAAGGAGTCCGTCGCGCTGGACCTGAAGGACCCGCGCGGCCTGGACGTCGTACGACGGCTGATCTCGGGCGCCGACGTGTTCGTGCAGAACCTCGCGCAGGGCGCCGCGGCCCGGCTCGGCCTGGACGCGGCCACCCTGTGCGCGGCGCACCCGCGGCTGGTCGCCGTCGACATCTCCGGCTACGGGCCGGCCGGCCCCTACGCGGACAAGCGGGCCTACGACATGCTCGTGCAGTGCGAGGCCGGGCTGGTGTCGGTGACCGGCACGCCCGAGCAGCCGGTGAAGGCGGGGATCCCGGCGGCGGACGTCGCGGCGGCCATGTACGCCTTCTCCGGCGTGCTGGCGGCGCTGGTGCGGCGCGGCACGACCGGACGCGGCGGCCCGGTGGAGGTGTCGATGCTGGAGGCGCTCGCGGAGTGGATGGGCCATCCCCTGCACCACACGATGCACGGCGGCTCCGCCCCGGCCCGCACCGGCCTCGCGCACGCGGTGATCGCGCCCTACGACGCCTACGCCACGGCCGACGGCGGACGGGTGCTGCTGTCGGTGCAGAACGACCGTGAGTGGCGGCGGCTGGCCGAACAGGTCGTCGGGCGGCCCGCGTCGGGGACGGATCCGGCGTACGCCACGAACGCGGCACGGGTGCGGAACCGCGAGCGCACCGACGCCCTGGTGGCGCGGGCGCTGGGCGCGCTGGACGCCGACGAGGCGCTGGCGCGGCTGGAGGCGGCGGGCATCGCCTGCGCGCGGCTGCGGGATCTGCACGAAGTGGCCGAGCATCCGCAGCTCGCGGCGCGCGACCGCTGGCGGGAGGTGGGGACGCCGGTCGGACCGCTGCGGGCGCTGCTGCCCCCGATCACGCTGCCGGGCGGGGCGGAGGCACGGATGGGGGACGTGCCCGCGCTCGGGGAGCACACCGAAGCACTGCTGCGTGCCGTGGGGATGACGGACGAGGAGATCGCAGCGCTGCGCCGGGACGGTGTGGCCGCCTGAGCGCGGGACTCAGTACATGACGACGTGCCGGCGGGTCAGTGCCGGTGACCGCCGAAGAGCGAACGGCGCAGTCGGCGCAGGGGCGCGAAGAGCGAGACGCGGCTGACCCTCGCCCGCGTCGTCTTGCCGGAACCGTGGTCGCGCACGGGCTCACGCGCGGTCAGCTCCCGCATCAGCGAGGTCGCCTCGGCCGTCTCCCGCTGCGGAACGGCGGGACCCGCCAGCACCGAGAGATGGCGGTCCAGGCGCGAACTGGTCGCGCTGCTCCCGCAGGTGATCGCAGGGACCCGCGCCCTGCTGTGCATCGTTATCTGTTCCATGTCACTCCCCACCCGTACGAGTCCACCCGGCCCGGGCAGGGTAACCCTATCGCCCCGTCGCGGCACCCGTGTATCGAGCTCACCTGATTCACCTTCCCCGTAAGGGGGTTGACGACGCCTCCGTGATCACTCTCCGAATCCAACCGATTTCAGGGTGAGTTGGACAACCGGCTGAGTAGTGGGCTGTGGCGATCCGGCGGCCGGCTCGACGGTCACAGCGAGTGACGTGGCCGCCCGGTCGAGACCGGTGGCGACCAGGGGCGTGTCGCCCGCGAAGAGCCCGAGGGAGCGCGGTTGCGCGTTCGGGCGCATGAGCCACAGCTGATGCGCCCGCCCGGCGGGCAACGCGTCGTATCCGCTCAAGGTGACGATCGCCCGCCCCTCTGAAACGGAAGCGATCACTCCGATACTCCGGCCCTCGGCGTCCTTCCCGTTGCCCGCCCGCGCGTCCGGAGCCGCGAGAACGTGGGCGATCTCACGTGCCTGGGCGCGCTCGGCGTCCAGCCGGTCCTGGGTCCGCCCGGCCTGGACGGCGAAGAGGGACGCCACCACGAGGGCCGCGGCGGCCGTGGCCGTCACCAGCGGCACGAACAGCGGACGGCGCGCGCGGGACTTCCCGCCGCGCCCGGACGCGTGGGAGCTGCCGCCGGAGCGGCGGGGCGGCGGCTGCACGCCCCACACGTGCGGGGGCAGTTGGGGCGCGTGCTCGCGCAACGGCGCGCGCGACGCCTCCTGCGGGGTGCGCTGGACGGCGGCCAGGACCCGCTCGCGCATCGCGGCCGGCGGCGGGGCGGCCGTCGACCAGGCCAGCCGCACGGCGTCCTCGGCCAGCTCCCGCACCTCGGCGGAGCAGCGGTCGCAGCCCTTGAGATGTCTTTCGAAACGGCGGCGCTCGTCGGCCTCGAGGGCGTCCAGCGCGTAGGGGGCGGCCAGCGAGTGCGGGTCCTCGCGGCGGAACAGGCCGAGCAGACTCATGCGGCGCCTCCCAGGCAGTCGCGCAGCCGCGTGAGCCCGTCACGCATCCGTGTCTTCACCGTGCCCAGCGGCAGGGACAGCCGGTCGGCCACCTCACGGTACGTGTAGCCGTCGTAGTAGGCGAGGGTGACGGACTGACGCTGAAGCTCCGTCAGCCGGTTCAGGCAGCGGCGGACCAACTGGCGTTCCAGGCCCGCCTCGACCTCCTCGGCCACCTGGTCGAAGGCGGGGTCGTGGTAGCGGGAGGCCTCGCGCTGCTCCCGGTCGACGGCCGCGCGGGCGCTGCGCACCCGGTCGACGGCGCGGCGGTGGGCGAGGGTGAGGATCCAGGACAGGGCGCTGCCGCGGTTCGGGTCGAAGCGGCCCGCGGAGCGCCAGGCCTCCAGGAGCACCTCCTGGGCGACCTCCTCGGACTGCGCGGGATCGCGGACGACCCGGCGCACGAGTCCGAACACCGGTCCGCAGACGAGGGTGTAGAGCCGTTCGAAGGCCCGCTGGTCGCCCCCCGCCACGAGCACCAGAAGCTCGTCCGCCTCCATGCCGTCCCCCTCCCTGCGGCCCCCGCACCCGGGCCGTCCCGTCACACCAGGCATCCGCAAACGAACACACCTCCGGTGGATGTGTACGGATCCGAGCGGCGAAAACGCGGGTGATCAGGAAAGAAAAAGTTTTTCGCTCCGGACCAATCCGAACCCGCCCTCCGCTCCGTATCACTGTCCGTCAGGCAACTTGGCACAGAGGACGGACGGCATGACAGCTTTCTCCAGGAGCGGCAACGGACGCAGGAGCGTCGCGACCCTCATATGCGGTGCGCTGGCCGCCGGGGGGCTCGCAGCCGCCGGCGCCGCCGCGTTGGCCCCGGGGGCCGCCTACGCCTCCAGCCACCGGGAGGCTCCTCTCATCTCGGGCACACCGCAGTACGACAACACCGACGTGTACGCGTTCGTCAGCCCGGACCACCCGGACACGACGACGATCGTCGCGAACTGGATCCCGTTCGAGGAGCCCGCGGGCGGCCCGAACTTCTTCCCGTTCGCCGAGGACGCCCAGTACGACCTGCACATCGACAACAACGGCGACGCGAAGGAGGACCTGACCTTCCGTTACACGTTCAAGACGCACACGAAGAACAAGAAGACGTTCCTCTACAACACCGGCGCCGTCGACAGTCTGTACGACCCCGACCTGAACGTGACGCAGTCGTACGACCTCGAACTGCTCAAGCTGAAGAAGGGGAAGGTCGAGCACAGGACGAAGATCGCGGACGACGTGCCGGTGGCGCCGTCGAACGTGGGCAAGGCGTCGATGCCGAACTACAAGAAGCTGCGCGACCAGGCGATCTACAAGCTGCCCAACGGCGCGAAGACGTTCGCCGGCCAGGCCGACGACCCGTTCTTCCTGGACCTGCGCGTCTTCGACCTGCTCTACGGCGGCGACCTCTCCGAGGTCGGCAACGACACGCTCAAGGGCTACAACGTCAACTCCATCGCGCTCCAGGTCCCGAGCGACATGATCGCCGAGTCGAAGCACCAGCCGATCGTCGGCATCTGGTCGACGACCCAGCGCCAGAACGCCCAGGGCTACTACTCGCAGGTCTCCCGGCTGGGCAACCCGCTGGTCAACGAGGTCGTCAACCCGATCAAGGACAAGGACCGGTTCAACGCGTCCCAGCCCAAGGACGACGGCCAGTTCCTGAAGAACGTCACCAACCCCGAGCTGCCCAAGCTCATCGAGGCGATCTACAAGATCAAGGCGCCGGCCGAGCCGCGCAACGACCTCGTCGACGTGTTCCTGAAGGGCGTCAAGGGCCTCAACCAGCCCCCGTACGTGACGCCTTCGGAGGAGCTGCGCCTCAACACCTCGATCAAGCCGTCCATGCACCCGAAGCGGCTGGGCGTCCTCGACGGTGACAACGCGGGCTTCCCGAACGGCCGCCGCCTCACCGACGACGTGATCGACGCCTCGCTCCAGGTGGTCGAGGGCGAACTGGTCGGCTCCAAGAACGACCTGGGCGACGCGGTCGACAAGAACGACAAGGGCTTCGAGACGTCCTTCCCCTACGTCGCCCTGCCCACCGAGGGCTCGCGCGGCGCGAGCGCCAAGAGCGGCGCCGACGTCCGCAGCCAGCTCGGCGACGCCCTCACCGGCTCGACCGACAACACCACGCTGATCGCGTCCTCCGCGGGCGCGGGCGCTGCGGGCATCCTCCTCATCGGCGGCGGCCTGATGTGGTGGCGTGGCCGGCGGCGGGCCTACTAGGCCCTCCCCCTGAACGGGCCGGGGAGAATCCTGCGCTCCCCGGCCCTGTCCCACCGACTGGCGCGGCCCGCGTACTCATCCCCCACGGCGCGGGCCGCGCCGCCCCCACGTGAGCAGACGGAACCACCCCAGGCGACCTAGGAGAGGGCATGTCCGCGCGGACGAACGACGGCGAACCGGAGCACACCCCACCGGTCTGCGCCCGACCGGCACCGGTCACCGGCGAACCGGACTCCGGTGCACCGGTCTCGCACCGGGACCAGCCGGCGCCGACCGCCGCCTCCGCGGAGGCCCCCGGCCCGCGGCACGCGACCGGGGCCGCACCGGGAACGGCGACCGCCCCGCAGACGGGCGTGACCGCGGAGACCGCCGTCGACGCCGACACCGCCACCGGCCCCGGAACCGTCGGTTCCGCCGGCGCCGGGGACGAATGCGGCGCCGACGCGGACACGGCCGTCGTCGCCACGGACGCGGACGCCGGCGCAGGCGCGGACGCCCCTGCCGGGGCGGAGGCCGACACCCACTCGGACGCCCCCGTCGGTGCGGACGCCGCCGGTGCGGCGGCCCTCGCGGGCGCGCAGGGCGTCGACGCAGACACGCGCGCCGGTGCGGACGCTGACGCAGATGCGGAAGCGCCCGCCGGTGTGGAGGCCCCCGCCGGTGCGAAGGCCCCCGCCGGTACGGAGGCCTGCGGCGTCGAGGTCGACGAGCGGGTCGTCGCCGTGCGGCGGGCGGGGGCCGCCGGGCGTCGCTGGCGGGCCGCCCAGCTCACCGCCTGCGCCGCCATGCTGGCCGTGGCGCTGACCGCCGGGGCGATCGCGTTCGGCGCGGCCCACGAGGGACGGGACATGCCCGTGGCGACCGCCGCCGCGGTCTCCCCCGGCCTCCTCGCCGGCGGCGACCTCGACGCGAGCATCACCGCCCTGCAAGGTCATCTGCGCGTCCAGCCGAGGGACTTCGGCGGCTGGGCCACCCTGGGGCTGGCCTACGTCGAGCAGGCCCGCACCAACGGAGACCCCTCCCGTTACCCGCAGGCCGAGCAGGCCCTGAAGCGTTCCCTCTCCCTGCGTCCCGGCAACGACGAGGCGCTGGCCGGCCGGGCCGCCCTCGCCGCCGCCCGGCACGACTTCGCGAACGCCCTGAAGCTGGCCGACCGGGTCCTGGAGCAGAACCCCTACAACGAGCGCGCGCTGTGCTCCCGTGTCGACGCCCTCGTCGAGCTGGGCCGCTACGACGAAGCCGAGGCGGCCGTCCGCGTCGCGGACCAGCGGCGGCCCGGCGTACCGGTGTTCACCCGCTACGCCTACGTCCACGAACTGCGCGGCGACGTCGCCACCGCCCGCCGGGTCCTGGAGCGGGCGCTCACCGCGGCCACCTCGCCCGGCGACATCGCCTACGTCGCCGCCCAGCTGGGCCAACTCGCCTGGAACCAGGGCGACTACGCCACCGCCCTCACCCACTACGCCCGCGCCCTCGCCGCCGACGAGAACTACCTTCCCGCACTCGAGGGCCGCGCCCGCGCGCAGGCCGCGAGCGGACAGCGGGCCGAGGCCGTCAAGGGGCTGGAGCTGATCGTCGCCCGCTACCCGCTCCCCGCACCGCTGGTGGAGCTGGGCGAGCTGTACGAGGCCCGGGGCGGCGCCGGAGACCGCGCGAAGGCCGGGGAGCAGTACGCGCTCGTCGACGCGTGGACCGCGATCGCCCGTGCCAACGGCGTCAACGCCGACCTGGACACCGCGCTCGCCGCCGCCGACCACGGCGACCGGGCGACGGCCCTGCGCGCGGCCCGCGACGACTGGTCCCGCCGGCACACCGTGCACACGGCGGACGCCCTCGCCTGGGCCCTGCACGTCAACGGCAAGGACGCCGAGGCCCTCCCCTACGCCCGTCAGGCCACGGCCACCGGCTACCGCAACGCGGCCTTCCTCTACCACCGCGGCGTGATCGAGCAGGCGACCGGCCACCGGGCCGACGCCCGGACGCATCTGTCCGCCGCGCTGAAGCTGAACCCCGGGTTCTCGCCGCTGGGCGCCCGCCAGGCCCGCGCGGCCCTCAAGACGCTGGAGGCGGGCAAGTGAGCACCCGTCGTCTGTTCGCCTCCTGCGCGGCCGTGCTCACGGCCGGCTGCGCGCTCGTGCTGGTCCCTTCCACCGGCGCGAGCGCGCACCCGCTCGGCAACTTCACCGTCAACCGCTACGACGGCCTCGTCGCCGCCCCGGGGCAGCTGCGCGTCGACCATGTCGAGGACCTCGCCGAGATCCCGGCGACCCAGGCGAAGCCGGACATCGAGCGGCTCGGGATGGACGCCTGGGCGCGGGAGCGCTGCGCGACGGCCGCCGCCGGCAGCAGGCTCACCGTCGACGGCCGTGCCGTGGCCCTCGCCGCGGGCGCGGGCAAGGCGTCCGTGCGGCCCGGCCAGGCGGGGCTCGACACGCTGCGCGTGGAGTGCCGGCTGACCGCCCCGCTGCCCGACGTCGCCGCCGGGGACGCCGTATCCGTCGACTTCCACAGCGCGGGCGTCTCCTCCGGGCCCGGCTGGCGGGAGATCACCGCGCGCGGCGACCGGATGACGCTCACCGCGTCCGACGTCCCGAAGAAGTCGCTGTCGGGCGAACTGATCAGTTATCCGAAGGAGTTGCTCTCCTCCCCGGCGGACACGTCGACCGCGTCCGTGCGGGTGCGGCCGGGTGGCGCGGCGCTCGTCGAACAGGACCGGGACGCACCGGCCGCCTCCGTGCTGCCGCGCGGCGCCGACCGCTGGACACGGGCCCTGGACGACCTGGTCGCCCGGCAGCACCTCACGCTCGGCTTCGCCGCGCTGGCCCTGGTGATCGCCGTCGGTCTCGGCGCGCTGCACGCGGTCGCCCCCGGGCACGGCAAGACCATCATGGCCGCGACGGCGGCCGCCCGCGGCGGCCGGGCGCGGATGAAGGACGTGCTGCCGCTCGCCGCATCGGTCACCGTCACGCACACGCTCGGCGTCGTCGCCCTGGGCCTCCTCGTCACCGCCGGTTCGGCCGCGGCGCCCTCGGTGATCGCCTGGCTGGGACTGGCGAGCGGCGCGCTGGTGCTCTTCGCGGGCGTGACCCTGGCCCGCCGCGCCTGGCGCGGCCGGGGCGGCGCCGCGCACGGACACGGACACACCCACCCTCACCCGCATCCCCACCCGCACCCGCAGGGCGGTCACTCGCCCGACCGCGAGCCCGCGAAAGCCGCGGACCGTCAACTCGCCCTCGTCGGGGCCACCACCGCGCACACCCATACGCATCCCGGTTCCGAGGACGCGTCCGGCCACGGGCACGGCCACAGCCACGACCCCGGTCCCGGCCACGGCCGTCCGCACGAGCACGAGCACGAGCACCGGCACGAAGACGGTCACGCACACGGGCCCGAGCACGACCACGGACACACCCACACCCACACGCACGGCGGCCACACCCACACCCATGCCGTCGCCCCCACTCTGCGCGGCACGCTCCTGCTCGGGTTCGCCGGCGGCATGGTGCCCAGTCCGTCGGCGGTCGTCGTGCTGGTCGGCGCGGCCGCGCTCGGGCAGGCCTGGTTCGGGCTGCTGCTCGTCGTCGCGTACGGCGTCGGCCTCGCGCTGACCCTGACCGCCGCCGGGTTCGCCGTCGTCCGGCTCGGCGCGGGGGCGACCCGCCTGCTGGACCGGCAGCCGCGCTGGACGGCCCACCCGGCCGTGACGACCGTGCGGCGCAACCTGCCCCTGTGGTCCGCGTTCCTCGTGGTGGTCCTCGGCGCCGGACTGGTGCTCAGGGGGGCCGCATCCGTACTGGGCTGAGCTACGTTGGTGGGGTTGCGGAGGTTTTCGCCCGGATGCGAAGAGCGAAATGGGGGCGCGGTGTCCGAAGAACCGGGCAGTGAACGTCTGATCGCGGGCCGCTACCGTCTGCTGACGCCGCTCGGCGAGGGCGGCATGGGCACGGTGTGGCGGGCCCGGGACGAGGTGCTGCA encodes:
- a CDS encoding anti-sigma factor is translated as MSLLGLFRREDPHSLAAPYALDALEADERRRFERHLKGCDRCSAEVRELAEDAVRLAWSTAAPPPAAMRERVLAAVQRTPQEASRAPLREHAPQLPPHVWGVQPPPRRSGGSSHASGRGGKSRARRPLFVPLVTATAAAALVVASLFAVQAGRTQDRLDAERAQAREIAHVLAAPDARAGNGKDAEGRSIGVIASVSEGRAIVTLSGYDALPAGRAHQLWLMRPNAQPRSLGLFAGDTPLVATGLDRAATSLAVTVEPAAGSPQPTTQPVVQLTLKSVGFGE
- a CDS encoding sigma-70 family RNA polymerase sigma factor, with translation MEADELLVLVAGGDQRAFERLYTLVCGPVFGLVRRVVRDPAQSEEVAQEVLLEAWRSAGRFDPNRGSALSWILTLAHRRAVDRVRSARAAVDREQREASRYHDPAFDQVAEEVEAGLERQLVRRCLNRLTELQRQSVTLAYYDGYTYREVADRLSLPLGTVKTRMRDGLTRLRDCLGGAA
- a CDS encoding DUF4331 domain-containing protein is translated as MTAFSRSGNGRRSVATLICGALAAGGLAAAGAAALAPGAAYASSHREAPLISGTPQYDNTDVYAFVSPDHPDTTTIVANWIPFEEPAGGPNFFPFAEDAQYDLHIDNNGDAKEDLTFRYTFKTHTKNKKTFLYNTGAVDSLYDPDLNVTQSYDLELLKLKKGKVEHRTKIADDVPVAPSNVGKASMPNYKKLRDQAIYKLPNGAKTFAGQADDPFFLDLRVFDLLYGGDLSEVGNDTLKGYNVNSIALQVPSDMIAESKHQPIVGIWSTTQRQNAQGYYSQVSRLGNPLVNEVVNPIKDKDRFNASQPKDDGQFLKNVTNPELPKLIEAIYKIKAPAEPRNDLVDVFLKGVKGLNQPPYVTPSEELRLNTSIKPSMHPKRLGVLDGDNAGFPNGRRLTDDVIDASLQVVEGELVGSKNDLGDAVDKNDKGFETSFPYVALPTEGSRGASAKSGADVRSQLGDALTGSTDNTTLIASSAGAGAAGILLIGGGLMWWRGRRRAY
- a CDS encoding tetratricopeptide repeat protein, with protein sequence MSARTNDGEPEHTPPVCARPAPVTGEPDSGAPVSHRDQPAPTAASAEAPGPRHATGAAPGTATAPQTGVTAETAVDADTATGPGTVGSAGAGDECGADADTAVVATDADAGAGADAPAGAEADTHSDAPVGADAAGAAALAGAQGVDADTRAGADADADAEAPAGVEAPAGAKAPAGTEACGVEVDERVVAVRRAGAAGRRWRAAQLTACAAMLAVALTAGAIAFGAAHEGRDMPVATAAAVSPGLLAGGDLDASITALQGHLRVQPRDFGGWATLGLAYVEQARTNGDPSRYPQAEQALKRSLSLRPGNDEALAGRAALAAARHDFANALKLADRVLEQNPYNERALCSRVDALVELGRYDEAEAAVRVADQRRPGVPVFTRYAYVHELRGDVATARRVLERALTAATSPGDIAYVAAQLGQLAWNQGDYATALTHYARALAADENYLPALEGRARAQAASGQRAEAVKGLELIVARYPLPAPLVELGELYEARGGAGDRAKAGEQYALVDAWTAIARANGVNADLDTALAAADHGDRATALRAARDDWSRRHTVHTADALAWALHVNGKDAEALPYARQATATGYRNAAFLYHRGVIEQATGHRADARTHLSAALKLNPGFSPLGARQARAALKTLEAGK